A window from Streptomyces sp. NBC_00335 encodes these proteins:
- a CDS encoding CCA tRNA nucleotidyltransferase, producing the protein MPNANEDNLSVLNHGQARAVSELLRIAPVADELGRRFQEAGFRLALVGGSVRDALLGRLGNDLDFTTDARPEDVLKIVRPWADSVWDVGIAFGTVGAQKEARVGDVDRSFQIEVTTYRSESYDRTSRKPEVSYGDSIEEDLVRRDFTVNAMAVALPEKVFVDPHGGLEDLRAGVLRTPGTAEDSFSDDPLRMLRAARFAAQLDFEVAPDVVAAMTEMSGRIEIVSAERIQGELNKLLLSAHPRKGLGLLVDTGLAEHVLPELPALRLESDEHHRHKDVYDHSLIVLEQAIALEEDGPDLVLRLAALLHDIGKPRTRRFESDGRVSFHHHEMVGAKMTKKRMTALKYSNDMVKDVSRLVELHLRFHGYGDGEWTDSAVRRYVRDAGPLLDRLHKLTRSDCTTRNKRKANALSRTYDGLEERIAQLQEREELDAIRPDLDGNEIMRVLDVGPGPAIGKAYAFLLELRLENGPMEHEAAVAALKEWWAAQG; encoded by the coding sequence GTGCCGAACGCCAACGAAGACAACCTCAGTGTCCTGAATCACGGGCAGGCCCGCGCGGTGAGCGAACTGCTGCGCATCGCCCCTGTCGCCGACGAGCTCGGCCGCCGTTTCCAGGAGGCGGGCTTCCGCCTCGCCCTGGTCGGCGGGTCCGTCCGCGACGCGCTGCTCGGGCGCCTCGGCAACGATCTCGACTTCACCACCGACGCCCGTCCCGAGGACGTTCTCAAGATCGTCAGGCCATGGGCCGACTCGGTCTGGGACGTCGGTATCGCCTTCGGCACCGTCGGTGCGCAGAAGGAGGCCCGCGTCGGAGACGTTGATCGAAGCTTCCAGATCGAGGTGACCACGTACCGCTCGGAGTCCTACGACCGGACCTCGCGCAAGCCCGAGGTCTCCTACGGCGACTCCATCGAGGAGGATCTCGTCCGTCGCGACTTCACGGTGAACGCGATGGCCGTCGCGCTCCCCGAGAAGGTGTTCGTGGACCCGCACGGCGGCCTGGAGGACCTCCGGGCGGGTGTCCTGCGCACCCCGGGCACGGCCGAGGACTCCTTCTCCGACGATCCGCTGCGGATGCTGCGGGCGGCGCGGTTCGCGGCCCAGCTCGACTTCGAGGTCGCCCCGGACGTGGTGGCGGCGATGACGGAGATGTCCGGCCGCATCGAGATCGTCTCGGCCGAGCGGATCCAGGGCGAGCTGAACAAGCTGCTGCTGTCCGCGCACCCGCGCAAGGGCCTGGGCCTCCTCGTGGACACGGGGCTGGCCGAGCACGTGCTGCCGGAGCTGCCGGCGCTGCGGCTGGAGAGCGACGAGCACCACCGGCACAAGGACGTCTACGACCACTCGCTGATCGTGCTGGAGCAGGCGATCGCGCTGGAAGAGGACGGCCCGGACCTGGTGCTGCGGCTCGCGGCGCTGCTGCACGACATCGGCAAGCCCCGGACCCGCCGGTTCGAGAGCGACGGACGGGTCTCCTTCCACCACCACGAGATGGTGGGCGCGAAGATGACCAAGAAGCGCATGACCGCGCTCAAGTACTCCAACGACATGGTCAAGGACGTGTCCCGGCTGGTGGAGCTGCACCTGCGCTTCCACGGCTACGGGGACGGGGAGTGGACCGACTCGGCCGTGCGGCGTTACGTCCGCGACGCCGGTCCGCTGCTGGACCGCCTGCACAAGCTGACCCGCTCCGACTGCACCACGCGCAACAAGCGCAAGGCGAACGCACTCTCCCGCACCTACGACGGGCTGGAGGAGCGCATCGCCCAGCTGCAGGAGAGGGAGGAGCTGGACGCGATCCGGCCCGACCTCGACGGCAACGAGATCATGCGTGTCCTCGACGTGGGGCCCGGACCGGCGATCGGCAAGGCCTACGCGTTCCTGCTGGAGCTGCGGCTGGAGAACGGTCCGATGGAGCACGAGGCGGCGGTCGCCGCTCTCAAGGAGTGGTGGGCGGCGCAGGGCTGA